The DNA segment ACCGTGCGAGAGGAAGATGGAGTCACCTTCCAGTGCAGCATGAGTGGAGACAGTATGAGCAGGTACTACATGTTCTGGTACCGACAGGGGCCACGTGGCTCCCTGGACTGGATTTTCCGGGAGGGTGATGCCTATGGAGAAGGTTTCCAGGATCGCTTGAAGGGAACAGTGGAGAGCTCCCAGAACAGATTCACACTGCAGATCGAGGCAGCAAAGCAAGGGGATGAAGCAGCGTATTACTGTGGCGCTAGGCTCACCCTGGAGCAGGTCTGCAGCAGAGTTGACCAAAACCCGACTGACAGAGAATGCAGACTTCTCAGCATTTCTTTGTAGCAGCCGCTAACCAGAGGTGGGTGTCGTGCAATGGCAGGTGCAGGAAACAGACCTTTGGCATGCTTGCAGTAAAAGGCAGTGAAGGGAAGCGTGGTTGAAGGGCTGAGACCATTTATGGTCCAAGAGGATCTCTTCTGGGAACTTCAGAGGGTGTATGGTGAAGTGCAGGTTAGTGCACGTAGGCTGGGCTCCTGTCCAACATGGCCCAGTTTTTCCTCCATGGCCTGGTTGCAGAGCTATGGGATCATGGGGATGCTCTGCAGTAGCTTACAGGAGTACTGTagcagatggagccaggctgttgaggaaagagagagggcagATCAACATGGGTCACATTGTGGTGGGTGGCTACTACAGCTCACCTgatcaggaggaagaagtggacaaggtgtggtgggttgaccttggctggccaccaggtgccctcCAAGCCACTCTACcagtccccctcctcaactggacagggggaaaaaatacagtgaaaggcctgtgggtcgaggtaaggacagggagatgacccagcaattaccgtcacaggcaaaacagacttgacttgacaatcaaatcagagtagggtaatgagaaataagaacaagtaTACAAACACGTTCCTgacacccctcccttcttcccaggctcaacttcactcctgacttctctacctcctccccgcagtggtgcagggggacggggaatgggggttgcagtcagttcatcacacgttgtctgccgctccttccttctcacgctcttcccctgctccagcgtggggtcccacccatgggagacaggtCTTCAGGAACTTCTCCAACGCgggtccctcccatgggctgcagttcttcatgaactcctccagcatgggtcttctccacggggtgcagtccttcaggaacagagtgCTCTGGCATGGGTCCTCTGTGGGGCACAGGTCCTTCCAGAAAACGGGCTCGAGCGTGGTCTCCGCTCCACAGGACCGtggttcctgccaggagcctgctccggcgtgagctctccatggggtcacagcttcgtTCAGGACGTATCCActtgctctggcgtggggtcctccacgggctgcagggtggacatctgctccaccgtggtcctccatgggctgcaggggggcaacCTGTGTccccatggtcttcaccaggggcagcaggaaaatctctgctccggtgcctggggCTCTTTCCTCACTGACAGTCAGTATGGGTTTGTGAAGTGGGAATCGTGCTTGAGCAAATTTAAAGCATTCTACATTAAGACAATGGGTCTGTGCAAGGGTACATGTTCCTTGCTCCAGCTTTTCCCCCTGGACGCTGGGACCTGAGATTCCCGAAGGacggtcttgctagtaaagactgaggcaaataAGACTTTCAGTACCTCAGCCCTTTTCCATGTCCTGCGTCGCCCGGTTCCCCgtcccattcagcagtgggcctgcattttccctagccttgtttatccatgcaggcctcctggcattttcaCCTGACTCCTTGCCCattgggatggactgctcttgagctCAGCACTGGCGGGACTGTGGACTACTGcgcccagctctgggctccccagcacaggggAGACATGGACACACCGGAACAAATGcaatgaagggccatgaagatgaggGAGGGAAcatctgacatacaaggagagcctgagagaactgggtttgtttagcgTAGAGAAGAAAATGCTATGGGGGGATTTGTCACTGTGTGTGAAAACCTGAGGCTGTgtagtctccattcttggagatatgcAAACCTGAACCGGATAAGGTTATTGGTAGGTTACCGTCCCTAACCCCCCAATTCCAGTTGGCCCTCAGAGACAATTGGTGAAGTTTTTAATAGATACGGGAGCACAAATTCCAATATTAACACAACAAGGTGTTGAGAAGCTGGCCGTGCAATCCAGACAGCAAAGCGTTAAGATTACCAGTGTGAATGGAGCGAGTGTTGAGTGTCAAACTGCCAAGGTCAATTTATGGCTCCCAGGCGAGAAGCGCATGTCAACTACTCGCTTTGCAATTAACGgtcatcatgaaaatattttaggtttcgATGTTTTAAACGGCTGAACCTGGCGCCTGCCGAATGGCAGCGTGTGGTCCTTTGGCTCAAACACCGATCCCAACCCCGGTAGAAATCGGGAGGCCGCAGTGCGCACTTcgcacagcccctgccctccctgagtCAAAAATTACTAACGTACCGCAATATACAATTTCTGCTGCGGCACGAAATGGAACTTATGAAGTCATAGCTGATGTGGAGAAATGACAAATTATCTCCAGAACCCACTCCCCCTATaactcacctgtctggccagTTTGGAAACCAGACGGGAGGTGGCGTTTAACAGTCGATTATGGGcacctgaatgccaatacagccccgctaacagctgctgtaccaaacaTTGCAACCTTAAGGctactttgcaagcagctgcacacccatggATGGCGGCGCTAGATGTAAAAGGTATgttctttatggttcccttgaaggaggaggataaagagaagtttgctttcacttgggagggagtacaatacacctttaacagactcccacaggggtgTAAAGATTCACCTACAATTGCTCATGCCGtacttgctgaacttttacagacagCCTCACTCccccaagaagtgaaactgtacaATATATAGATATTCTGATTGGAGGAACTTCccctgagaaggtgggggaagcGGCAGCAGCACTATGgcaagcactaaataaagcagaaactgAGATTCCACCCGGAAAATGTTGGACCAAGAAGTAAAAttttaggtacttggtggatagCAGGCACTGCAGCgattcctccagataccttaagaaaaatcGAAGAACTGCAAATGCCCCGatcaaggaaggagttacaacaattaatgggaactttaggatactggaggaagcatgtacctggattttctatcatttcctgTCCATTATATTCACCCTGACGGAAAGGCAAACCCTGGGACTggaaattagaacataaagaggtggtgaaaactttaactgaagaattaaaaacaaacatttgggacaaccaggggatccggcctagccagcacagattcatgaaaggcaggtcctgcctgaccaacctaatctccttctatgaccaggtgacccgcctagtggatgagggaaaggctgaggatgtggtctacctggacttcagcaaggcctttgacaccgtctcccacagcattctcctcgagaagctggcggctcacggcttagacaggtggactctgcgctgggtcaaaaactggctggacggccgggcccagagagttgtggtgaatggagtcaaatccagttggcggctggtcacgagcggtgttccccagggctcagtactggggccggtcttgttcagtatctttatcaatgatctggatgaggggattgagtgcaccctcagtaagtttgcagacgacaccaagttgggcgggagtgttgatctgctcgagggtaggaaggctctgcagagggacctggacaggctggatcgatgggcccagaccaattgtatgaggttcaacaaggccaagtgcagggtcctgcactttggccacaacaaccccatgcagcgctacaggcttggggaagagtggctggaaagctgcctgtcggaaaaggacctgggggtgctggtcgacagccggctgaacatgagccgtcagtgtgcccaggcggccaagaaggccaatggcaccctggcctgcatcagaaagagtgtggccagcaggaggagggaagtgatcgtgcccctgtactcggcactggtgaggccgcacctcgaatactgtgttcagttttgggcccctcactacaagaaggacattgaggtgctggagtgtgtccagagaagggcaacgaggctggtgaggggtctggagaacaagtcttatgaggagcggctgagggagctggggttgtttagcctggagaagaggaggctcaggggagacctcatcgctctctacaactacctgaaaggaggctgtagcgaggtgggtgttggtctcttctcccaagtaacaagcgacaggacgagaggaaatggcctcaagttgcgccaggggaggtttagattgcacgtgaggaaaaatttctttcctgaaagagtggttaaacattggaacagactgcccagggaagtggtggagtccccatccctggaggtatttaaaagacgagtagatgaggcacttagggacatggtttagtggacatggtggtgttgggttgacggttggactcgatgatcttagaggtcttttccaagctcaatgattctatgattctattctatgattctataccagTCACTGGTACACCCCCGCTACCCTATTATAGCCGAATGGGGTTTCGCTGGACACGCTACTTACTGTAACCTGTTCCAAACTGGCCCCGATGGGCCAAAAGGACCTTTATTGCTTAGCTCAAccgcatttaaagaaacagaacaacgatactctgaatgggaaaagggacttttatctttagtccgagcagttaaacaagttgagaaaatacatcagggacAACCTGTGCAAACTAGAGGACCATTTAATTTGCTAGAAGCAATCGTAAAGGGGACTGCTCCCCCAGAAGGAGTTGCACAAAACCCCactatcagaaaatggtatgcctacctaacaggagttgcagaaaataCGCAACTAACTGAAGGACACACTAAGGTTTCCAAATTGCAGATGCCATAAACACAGACCCTTTAGCGTTACAACAACCTTTTAAACCTTCACCCATTCTGGATGCACCGCCCCTCACTGAGGGTAcaccaacagaaaacatttggtttagGGATGCTTCAGCAAAGAGGGTAAACGGTAAATGGCAGTAGAAGGCCGTTGCATTAGATATTACCACCGGCAAACAAGTAATAGAGGAAGGTGAAGGCAATGCGCAAGTAGGAGAAATAAGAGCAgttgttttggcagcacagaatggagcaaagATCGTATATGTAGACTCTTACGCTGTGTGGGCCGGTGCCACACAGCGGCTTTGTCAATGGGAAACCTTGAATTGGGAAGTAAATAGATCCCCAGTttgtttggagaaacaaagattggCAATTATTACTAGATAtagccaggaaaacacctttcaagaTGGGATGGGTAAAAGCTCCTGCTAAGGACAATCAACCAGCCACAAAGTGGAATCAAAAGGTAGATGAGctaactaaaattaggaaaattacctTAAATCCTGAGTGGCATCGATTGGGAGAATGGTTACATCAAAACCTAGGCCACACAGGCAAAGAAGCACTTTACTTTGCTGCACAGAGTAAAGCCTGGCctataaacagaaaaacttgtgaAACTATTCTTACAGAATGTCCCCAGTGTAGATTGAAATTACAAGCAGATCATCCTGCTAAAGCACCACCGCTACATATCAACGAAGGGAAAACTTTATGGTCTACATGGCAAACTGATTATCTCGGAGCATTCAAATCCTCTGCGGGATATCGATACATCCTCACAGGAGTGGAAGCAGTCTCCGGCTTGCTTATGGCGACTAAGTGTCGGAAAGCCGATGGGTGAAATACAGTGCACGGGTTATTGTTTTCGTTCTCAAATCTGCCTACTCCTGATGTTACCCAAAGTGATAATGGCTCACATTTTTTGTGTAAGGAAGTGCAAGATTGGGCAAAacaagagggaattaaatgggtgttccacaccccatactaccctcaatcaaatgggatggtagaaagagCTAATGGCTTATTGAAAAGGAATCTCAAGCTCCTGTGGGGCTCAATGGGATGCGCGACTCCCCAGAGTACTCTATCAATTAAATAATCGATACGGGCCTACGGGAAGCCCCGTAAGCCGAGCATTATTTGTAAAAACTGAGCTTCATGCTCCGCctactgggaaaagagaatatccaatgacattacagccaggacagcctgtgacaGTCAATCTACCATCCATCGGTACTGTGCCTATGACTCTAACTAAACCtcgtggcccacttgcctgggaagctaccgGTAACAGtggtgcaaaacacagaattactgCACAATGGATTTTTCCTTCGTTTTAAGGCGGTAACCTGTTTGGACTCTCCCCACCGAAACAAGTCGCTATTTTCTCTTACAGCACCCCGCAGGatggcaaacagaaatgctgtgttcatgctACTATTCCAAACCCTGACAATGCTGCTCCTCTTAACCTGTGGTCAAACAACCCCAAGgtggccatggtctcaagctcaCTGGGAGTATGGGAACGCCCTCTAGTAAGGgagatttaaatctttccaccGTGGTCATGCATGGAACTGAAACATACATAGAAAACGAATGGAACTGGGAAAAAGATGAAGCGGATAATAAAATTCCCCGACTTCGAGGAACAGCacgaaaagaaattaaaataggatgccgaATGACCAATGGATCTACCCATGAGGAggcatctcagatttctgtgtgCAACATTACATCAAACCCAGTAGTAAAAGATATGAAACTTTGCGCCTCTGAAAGATTGGACTGTTGGCACAATTTTACCTCAGTACaacctgtttttgtagtctgcctctggGCTCACCATAGCATGGGACTAtcatttagatttaaaatagGCATTACTGAGCCGAGTACAACATCCACCCTGATTGTAAAGGATAAGAAAACTCTATCCCCACAAATTTCCGAAATTGGACCgtatgtgatcaaaaatacaggccaacaacgaGTGTTACTTCATCTATCATGGTCTCTTAAACGAGTAGATCTACTGATGCAAATTAATATCTCTACAATCAAACCGACCtgttcaccattcctaagtacgacctatgcaggatggttagcatggttATGTGGGAGAACCCTCACCTCCCCAAGACgaacaaggagagatgtgacCGGTATCGTAGGGACAGgactgggagtcttaaatagtatagatgcCGAAGTACTCGTAAATAAACTGAGCACagcaacaagtgatttaaacaaattaaaacaccCACTGCAGTCTTCTCTATTAGCattgggaactaaccaatggcttttatctgatatattgcctcagtgggaaagaattaatgaaagggaccaccaattgattgtggatgcacttggtgcagcccaaaatGATGTTTCTCTAGCTCTTAGTTGTATCCAAGCTCaactgtggatgcaatctatggtagcagcaattataagagaaggtgaagagggcaccttacccactgaaattcaaaaggtagtttgggataatgcaactaaatttgagaaagaattccaatcctggtggtactcGGTTAATTTCACGTATGaccccatcaacaataaggccacagcttttgtcttaacaattcacaatgcttcggcatacaccatatacccaaccattgcgttaggattaaatcacaatggagctatactctattcATTAGAACATAGAGAGTGGGCCCaacgaaatggaaacaaatggcaaactgttgatgttagcacatgcgttgtatgggaacaacaaggatttatttgtgagagtatcaaagcccaagacatttgtcttgacactgaacaaaatgtttgtcattttgaaatacaccCCGATGAAGCCCCTGTACTTGTagatattggaaaaggatgtgtttgtatgagaaccctttgtgaatTTATATTTGTAGATGAAGTTACTGTAGGTACAATCGCTcacatatttgtgtttgtaactttactaacattgtGGGAGGCAACTTTagttattcagctcctgttatgTCTTATCAGTTGCtacaatctaattatacattgagtgaagatttattgcctacc comes from the Aptenodytes patagonicus chromosome 20, bAptPat1.pri.cur, whole genome shotgun sequence genome and includes:
- the LOC143169181 gene encoding LOW QUALITY PROTEIN: uncharacterized protein LOC143169181 (The sequence of the model RefSeq protein was modified relative to this genomic sequence to represent the inferred CDS: deleted 2 bases in 1 codon); translated protein: MGTPSSKGDLNLSTVVMHGTETYIENEWNWEKDEADNKIPRLRGTARKEIKIGCRMTNGSTHEEASQISVCNITSNPVVKDMKLCASERLDCWHNFTSVQPVFVVCLWAHHSMGLSFRFKIGITEPSTTSTLIVKDKKTLSPQISEIGPYVIKNTGQQRVLLHLSWSLKRVDLLMQINISTIKPTCSPFLSTTYAGWLAWLCGRTLTSPRRTRRDVTGIVGTGLGVLNSIDAEVLVNKLSTATSDLNKLKHPLQSSLLALGTNQWLLSDILPQWERINERDHQLIVDALGAAQNDVSLALSCIQAQLWMQSMVAAIIREGEEGTLPTEIQKVVWDNATKFEKEFQSWWYSVNFTYDPINNKATAFVLTIHNASAYTIYPTIALGLNHNGAILYSLEHREWAQRNGNKWQTVDVSTCVVWEQQGFICESIKAQDICLDTEQNVCHFEIHPDEAPVLVDIGKGCVCMRTLCEFIFVDEVTVYNRSHICVCNFTNIVGGNFSYSAPVMSYQLLQSNYTLSEDLLPTPIGMNLTLVTKLLQHDLCQLPEHIRNNGHKTQITVHHDTEEIRHVLERVKEDGEHHWWETLLGWSLAAKGVFNLMLHPVVILLTLICLLLITMLYIKVWYMIKQITQLQPPQTQINTQQTAVLHYLLSVDL